A genomic segment from Gilvibacter sp. SZ-19 encodes:
- a CDS encoding glycerate kinase: MKVLIIPDGFKDSLEAAQVAQAIKEGIYQANEHTQVFELLASDGGDGFLKVIRYYKPKLEVVKTATADPLGRSIEASYLYDNDTATAYIELAAASGIELLSKQERRVMETSTLGTGKLLESAIEKGAKHIYVGLGGSATNDAGMGIAQALDWQFLDIDGKPLYPCGGSLNLVAQVIPPKDPKTKGIQIIAVNDVQNPLFGPQGAAYTYAKQKGASPLQIELLDSGLKHLNSLVSEVIGKDLGEVSGTGAAGGTAYGLKAFLNAAFEPGTPFMLKLSGFHEILDTHEIDLIITGEGSIDHQTKHGKLISGVVQVASSYNVPVYAICGRCFLDQNGIAELGLAAVEELYRPEQPEGYSFTHAESLVTQRATSIIAGL; encoded by the coding sequence ATGAAAGTATTGATCATTCCAGATGGCTTTAAAGATAGTTTGGAGGCAGCTCAGGTTGCCCAGGCTATAAAGGAAGGCATATACCAAGCCAACGAACACACCCAAGTATTCGAACTTTTGGCCTCAGACGGCGGCGATGGTTTTTTAAAGGTCATTAGGTATTACAAGCCAAAATTGGAAGTTGTAAAAACTGCTACTGCAGATCCTCTTGGGAGATCTATAGAGGCTTCATACCTCTATGATAACGATACGGCAACCGCTTATATAGAGCTGGCCGCGGCTTCTGGAATCGAGTTATTAAGCAAGCAGGAGCGCCGGGTAATGGAAACCTCGACTCTGGGCACAGGCAAGCTGTTAGAATCCGCTATAGAAAAAGGCGCAAAACACATTTATGTAGGCTTGGGTGGATCTGCAACCAATGACGCCGGTATGGGAATAGCCCAGGCCTTAGACTGGCAGTTTTTAGATATTGATGGGAAGCCCTTGTATCCCTGCGGAGGAAGTCTGAATTTGGTCGCACAGGTCATTCCACCAAAAGATCCGAAGACCAAAGGGATACAGATAATAGCGGTAAATGATGTACAGAATCCACTTTTTGGACCGCAAGGCGCAGCCTATACCTATGCAAAACAAAAAGGCGCTAGCCCGCTGCAAATAGAACTTTTAGATTCTGGCCTAAAGCATTTAAACTCGCTGGTTTCGGAGGTAATTGGAAAGGACCTAGGCGAGGTTTCCGGAACAGGAGCTGCCGGTGGAACAGCTTATGGTCTTAAGGCGTTTTTAAATGCAGCCTTCGAGCCAGGCACGCCTTTTATGCTCAAATTGAGCGGCTTTCACGAAATTCTCGACACCCATGAAATCGATCTCATAATCACAGGCGAAGGAAGTATTGATCATCAAACCAAACACGGAAAGCTGATCAGTGGGGTAGTGCAAGTTGCCTCATCTTATAATGTGCCGGTTTATGCTATTTGCGGCCGATGTTTTCTAGACCAGAACGGAATTGCAGAGCTAGGATTGGCAGCGGTTGAAGAGCTCTACAGGCCCGAGCAACCAGAAGGTTATAGTTTTACTCATGCTGAGTCGCTTGTAACACAAAGAGCTACGAGTATAATAGCAGGATTATAG
- a CDS encoding DUF4249 family protein, with amino-acid sequence MTRGSLYFILLTFFTLPFMHSCEDVIEVDTPTGDRRLIIDALIRIDTASAITEMRVVVGETNGFFETIPPANLQQITISNLDNPLPDAVVFNETEPGVYVKSLQTDLLMQDRWLLQIDFEDQFYLAEASFVAAPQIDQLEQGDGFVFDDDDQEIEVTFTDIAGEDNFYIFDFGFGEFLATEDTFYQDQQFVFSWFYDDPFEVGTELPISILGADQEFYNYMNQLIEQSEDDLNPFQTPTLTVRGNFINATDIDNDETVDNVENEQNFALGYFALVQQNTSTIVIEDL; translated from the coding sequence ATGACTCGAGGCAGCCTATATTTTATTCTTCTTACATTCTTTACGCTACCCTTTATGCACAGTTGCGAAGACGTGATCGAAGTAGATACCCCAACAGGAGATCGTCGATTGATCATAGACGCATTGATCCGAATAGATACAGCATCTGCAATAACGGAAATGCGCGTGGTAGTCGGAGAGACCAACGGTTTTTTTGAGACCATTCCTCCGGCCAATTTGCAACAAATAACCATTAGCAATCTAGATAATCCGCTACCAGACGCCGTGGTCTTTAACGAAACCGAGCCAGGTGTTTACGTCAAATCATTACAAACCGATCTTTTAATGCAGGACCGTTGGCTCTTGCAGATCGATTTTGAAGATCAATTCTATTTGGCCGAAGCGAGTTTTGTGGCTGCTCCTCAGATCGATCAGCTGGAACAAGGAGATGGTTTTGTGTTCGACGATGACGACCAAGAGATCGAAGTCACCTTTACCGATATTGCCGGAGAAGACAATTTTTACATCTTCGATTTTGGCTTCGGAGAGTTCCTGGCCACAGAAGATACCTTCTACCAAGACCAACAATTTGTGTTTTCATGGTTCTATGACGATCCGTTTGAAGTTGGCACTGAGCTTCCTATTTCTATCCTAGGGGCCGATCAGGAGTTTTACAACTATATGAATCAACTCATCGAACAAAGTGAGGACGATCTGAACCCATTTCAGACTCCAACACTAACGGTTCGCGGAAACTTTATTAACGCTACAGACATTGACAATGACGAGACTGTAGACAATGTAGAAAACGAGCAGAATTTTGCCTTGGGTTATTTTGCATTGGTCCAGCAGAACACCTCGACCATAGTAATAGAAGACCTATAA
- a CDS encoding DUF4249 family protein: MFFTKTYSFRLQLRFLLLLTGMGIIASCEDVIEVEVPSEEPRLIIEALIRVDTTQAVTPVRVKVSETASFFDEPQPVTLDQITLAGAILLEESPGSGIYARDVPTSQLMQEDLFIAIDYNGQIFAGFTDFAYAVPIDTLEQGPGGPQDNETELIIGFTDPAEVDNYYLLDFDLNEFQPTRDQFYDGQAFEFSFFYDEQLESGTTLTVSILGATSDFYQYMEKLLEQTEDELDLFDTPAVTVRGNILNASDIETISDLSEANLETNFPLGYFAVVQEYKQTVIIK; this comes from the coding sequence ATGTTCTTCACAAAGACATATTCATTTAGACTACAGTTGCGATTTTTGTTGCTGCTGACGGGCATGGGAATAATCGCCTCTTGTGAAGATGTCATTGAGGTGGAAGTGCCTTCTGAGGAACCAAGACTTATCATTGAGGCACTGATACGGGTAGACACTACCCAGGCCGTTACTCCGGTTCGGGTAAAGGTAAGTGAGACGGCTTCTTTCTTTGATGAACCTCAACCTGTGACTTTAGATCAGATCACCTTGGCCGGAGCTATTCTTTTGGAAGAATCTCCAGGCTCTGGAATATACGCTAGGGATGTCCCCACCTCGCAACTCATGCAAGAAGATCTTTTTATCGCTATTGACTACAATGGACAGATTTTCGCCGGTTTTACCGATTTTGCTTATGCTGTACCAATAGATACTTTAGAGCAAGGTCCAGGTGGGCCGCAGGACAATGAAACCGAACTGATCATTGGGTTTACCGATCCGGCGGAGGTTGATAATTATTATTTGTTGGATTTTGACTTGAACGAATTTCAACCAACCCGCGATCAATTCTACGACGGTCAAGCCTTTGAGTTCTCGTTCTTCTACGACGAGCAACTTGAATCTGGCACTACTCTTACCGTTAGTATTTTAGGAGCCACTTCCGATTTTTACCAATACATGGAAAAACTTTTGGAACAAACCGAAGACGAACTTGATCTGTTTGACACCCCAGCAGTCACGGTACGAGGCAATATTTTGAATGCCTCAGACATTGAAACCATAAGCGATTTAAGCGAGGCAAATCTAGAAACCAATTTTCCTTTGGGCTACTTTGCTGTGGTTCAGGAGTATAAACAAACAGTAATTATTAAATAG